The genomic interval GATCCAGTCCCGGCTGGAGGTGCTGATGCGGGGCAAGACGGTCATCGCCATCGCCCACCGCCTGTCCACGATTGCGGCAATGGACCGGCTGATCGTGATGGATCAGGGTCGCATCATCGAACAGGGCAGCCATGCCGAATTGCTGGCACAGGGCGGGCTTTATGCACGGCTCTGGGCGCGGCAATCGGGCGGTTTCCTTCTGGCGGATGAGGACGCGGATACGGATATCGTGGAGCAACCTTAATTTCGGCTTGAACCCGCGCGGAAGCTGCCGTAAGCACTCGCCTCACGGCCTAGGGGTATAGCTCAGTTGGTAGAGCATCGGTCTCCAAAACCGAGGGTCGTGGGTTCGAGTCCCTCTGCCCCTGCCAGGTCGTTTGCTTCTCTGCGTCTGTCCGATCTGAGGAACATCTGTCCAGCGATATGATTGTTCCGGTGCAATGCGACAGCAGCCGAAGCCGCCAGTTTTCCCCCGCATATGACACCGATAAGTCGCCCGAAGGCGTCCCGACCAACTTCGCCGCGCTTGAACTTGTGGCCATCCCAAGCTCAGATCGCGCGATCTGCACCGAAATAGCGGGACCGAGGCAACGATCCCGCGCCGCAATTCACGAGGTGATCCATGGCTGGGTCCGCATATTCAAGACATGACGATGAAGCTGTGATTCCGCGAATTGGAATCACGGGGTCATTGGGCAGAGGGAACTATGGCGACGAGCTTTACATAAAGAATTACGAATATTGGTTCTCTCCCTGGGCAAGGCTGTTCTTCATGGCGGGGTTGCCGCGGCAGCCTTACCTGTCGGCCCTCAGGAACGAATATGTCGACATGATGGACGCGATTGTCATGGGCGGCGGTGATTTGCTGTGCCCGTATCGCGAGGCGATTGACCGGGATTTCATCAATCCCGCCTATCTTCGCCGTCCCGTCTATGTGGCGGGGATCGGCGTCGAACGGAACAGGCCGGACATATCGGACAGCGTCGTTCAGCGCTGGTCCGATTTCCTGCGGCATGAGAGCATTCATTTCATTTCCAATCGCGACAGGGGATCTGCGGATTGGCTCAGAGAGCATATCAGGCCACATGTTCCGGTCAGCGATCATCCTGATCTGGTGCTGGCCTTGCCGCTTCCAAAGGCGAAGCCGCCCGAGGGCAAACCCATCGTCGGGCTGGTCACGCGCCATATCAAGCATTCGAAGGAATACCGGATTCTTGAGAAGGCGTCGGCCTATCTGGCCGATAAGGGCTGGCGGGTGCGGCATGTCATTGGCGGTGTCGGACCGCATGGCGCCAAGGATTTCGAGAACGCAAAACTTCTGGAGTTTCCCGGGAAGGAAGTGGTTTATACCGAGGATCTTGACGGCATCAGCCGCGCCCTTGGGGAATGCTCGCTTGTTCTCAGCATGAAGCTGCATACCACGATTGTCGCGGCAATGTATGGCGTGCCGACGATAAGTGTGAACCCGGTCGTCAAGGCAAGAGCCTTCATGGCGGCAATCGGACGACGTGATCTGGCGGTGCCGTCCATGTCTGATGCGCTGATGGACATTCTGCACGCAGGCATCCCGGCCTCTCCGCTTGACGAGGTCAATAAGCTGAAACACGAGGCTGCCGTCTTCATGGGCGATCTGAGCAGGCGCATCTGGTCGGACTTCATTCGCTATAATCCGACGGTCGCGCGGCATGTGTCGGCAGAACCTGCGATCCCGTCGCCACTGGCCTTTTATTAGGCGCTGCGACGCGGGGCTTTCCGGGGCCGCCCCGGCTTAATACATCTGGACGGGTTGAAACGGCGGGCGACAGGCGCTATCTGAGCCCTGCAAATCCGAAGGAGCCGCACGTGGCTAATCCCGTTCAGTTTATCAATCAGGTCCGCGCCGAAGCCGCCAAGATCACCTGGCCGACGCGCAAAGAGGTCATTACGACGACGATCATGGTCTTTATTATGGCGGCGCTGTGCAGCGTGTTCTTTTTCCTGGTGGATCTGGCGATCCGCTTTGGCATGACCGAGGGACTGCGCCTGATCTCGGGCTGAACAAGGGCTTGCATTTCAAGGCTTCGGGCGTTATTTGCGCTCGACTGTCCGGCAAACGGCGTGCATCGGATCCGCATGCGCGCCGCTTTCAATTTCGCCGGGCGATTTTGAATCCAAGGGGTTAACCGCCATCTGGGCGATTCTCTCCCGTATGATGAACAGGGGTCTGTCGGAACATGGCAAAGCGTTGGTATTCGGTCAGCGTCCTGTCGAACTTCGAAAAGAAGGTCGCCGAGGCGATTCGTCAGGCAGTGGCTGAAAAAGGTCTGGAAGAGCAGATCGACGAAGTGCTGGTCCCGACCGAAGAGGTGATCGAGATTCGGCGCGGCAAGAAGGTGACCTCGGAACGTCGCTTCATGCCGGGCTATGTGCTGGTCCATATGGACATGTCGGACCGCACCTATCACCTGGTCAATTCGATCAACCGCGTGACGGGTTTTCTGGGCGCGCAGGGCAAGCCGATGCCGATGCGCGACGATGAAGTCAACGCGATGCTGAACCGCACGGGCGAGGGCGAGGCCGCTGCGCCGCGCAACCTGATCCGCTTTGATGTGGGTGAGAAGGTGAACGTGACCGATGGGCCGTTTGAGGGCTTCTCGGGCATGGTGGAAGAGGTCGACGAAGTCGCGGCCCGCATCAAGGTCACCGTCTCGATCTTTGGTCGGCCCACGCCGGTCGAACTGGAATTCACGCAGGTCTCCAAGACCGCGTGATTGGTCGCGGGAGACGTCGTCTGGTCAAGCCGGCGTCGGACCGCTAAGTCTGCCCCATGGGGGCGTGATGATAAGGAGAAGGCCAGATGGCCAAGAAAGTCGTCGGGCAGCTGAAGCTGCAAATCAAGGCGGGTCAGGCGAACCCGTCCCCGCCCGTTGGTCCCGCACTGGGTCAGCGCGGCATCAACATCATGGAATTCTGCAAGGCGTTCAACGCCAAGACGCAGGAAATGGAACAGGGTGCCCCCGTTCCGGTCGTGATCACCTATTACGCCGATAAGTCGTTCACCTTTGAAACGAAGACGCCCCCGGCCTCGTTCCTGCTGAAAAAGGCGGCTGGCCTGAAGCCGGTCGGCAAGCGGAACCGTTCGAAGGGTTCGGAAAAGCCGGGTCGCGCGACCGCAGGTTACGTCACCGTCAAGCAGGTGCGCGAGATCGCTGAAGCCAAGATGAAAGACCTGTCGGCCAATGACGTCGATCAGGCCATGAAGATCATCCTGGGTTCGGCCCGCTCGATCGGTATCGAGGTGAAAGGCTAAGCCATGGCAAAGATTGCAAAGAAAAAAGCCGCGGCCCGCGCCGCCTTTGAGGGCAAGTCCAACCTGACCGTGGAAGATGCGGTCAAGCTGGTCAAGGACACCGCCTCGGCGAAATTCGACGAGACCGTCGAAATCGCCCTGAACCTGGGCGTTGACCCGCGTCACGCGGACCAGATGGTTCGTGGCGTCGTGACCCTGCCTGCCGGTACGGGTAAGGACGTCCGCGTCGCCGTGTTCGCCCGTGGCCCCAAGGCTGACGAAGCCAAGGAAGCCGGTGCAGAAGTCGTCGGCGCCGAGGATCTGGTGGAATCCATCCAGGGCGGCAAGATCGACTTCGATCGCGTCATCGCCACCCCCGACATGATGCCGCTGGTCGGTCGTCTGGGCAAGGTGCTGGGTCCGCGTAACCTGATGCCGAACCCCAAGGTCGGCACGGTGACCGTGGATGTCGCCAATGCCGTCAAGGCAGCCAAGGGCGGCGAAGTCCAGTTCAAGGCCGAAAAGGCCGGTGTCGTGCATGCCGGGATCGGCAAGGTGTCCTTTGACGCCGACAAGCTGGCCCAGAACCTGCGCGCCTTCGTCGATGCCGTGAACAAGGCGAAGCCCAGCGGCGCGAAAGGGACCTATATGAAAAAGGTCTCGATCAGCTCGACCATGGGTCCGGGCGTGTCGGTTGACGTGGTTTCGGCCGCCGCCAACTAAGATCGCGGCCCGAACAGGGCGATTTTGAAATTCGGAACAGGCGGGCCGTCGCGGCCCGCCTGTTTTCGTTTGTTTGGATCGGGTTGTCGGGTTATACTCGGCGGGCAATTCCTGCATGTCGCGGCCGATTGGCCTCTGCGCGAAATTAACGCTTCACATCCCGCCCAAACATGTTTAAAGAAACGCCTCGCTGCGCGCGCGGATGCGAATCTGCGCGTGTGTCGATTCGTCCGAGACGGTGGGTGCTGGTTTACCAGCTTAATTTCCTGCCTGAGATGGGAACAAGCATTTTTCCGAAGGCATGGCCTTTGGGCGGTCTTGTCCCTTGCGGACTCGGCCCGGTTTTTTATGCCGGGAAAAGTGAGAGCCGGGGGGAAACCCCCAACTTGGAGTGAAACCGTGGATAGAGCACAAAAAGAACAGGTGGTCGAGGAACTCGGCCAGATCTTTGAAAGCTCTGGCGTCGTGGTGGTTGCCCACTACGAAGGGATGACGGTTGCACATATGCAGGACCTCCGCTCGCGCATGCGCGAAGCCGGCGGTTCGGTTCGCGTTGCCAAGAACAAGCTCGCCAAGATCGCCCTGGAAGGTAAGGCCTGCGCAAGCATCGCCGATTATCTGACGGGCATGACCGTGATTTCCTATTCGGAAGATCCGACCGCTGCGGCCCGGATCGCCGACAAATACGCCAAGGATAACGCCAAGTTCGTTATTCTGGGCGGTGCAATGGGTGACACGGCTCTGGATCCGGCCGGTGTGAAAGCCGTCGCCTCGATGCCGTCGCGTGAAGAGCTTATCGCTTCGATCGCTGGCTGCCTGGGCGCGCCTGCTTCGAACATCGCTGGTGCCATTGGCGCGCCTGCTTCGAACATCGCGGGCATCCTCAGCACTCTGGAAGAGCGCGAGGCTGCGTAACGCAACCCTTTCCTGACGAGTGGTTGAAAACCCGACGTTGGAACACTAACTGAGAGAACGGAAAAATGGCTGATCTGAAAAAACTCGCCGAAGAAATCGTGGGCCTGACCCTGCTGGAAGCCCAGGAACTGAAAACCATCCTGAAAGACGAATACGGCATCGAGCCGGCCGCTGGCGGCGCCGTCATGATGGCTGGTCCTGCTGCTGGTGGCGAAGCCGCCGCTGAAGAAAAGACCGAATTCGACGTCGTTCTGACCGAAGCCGGCGCGAACAAGATCAACGTGATCAAGGAAGTTCGCGGCATCACCGGTCTGGGCCTGAAAGAAGCCAAGGACCTGGTCGAAGCTGGCGGCAAGGTGAAAGAAGGCGTTTCCAAAGCTGAAGCCGAGGAAATGAAGAAGAAGCTCGAAGAGGCTGGCGCCAAGGTCGAGCTGAAGTAATCGACCGCATGGTTGATTGATTTTAGGCAGGGTCCGGGTATTTCCCGGTCCCTGCCGAACCTGTCTTGAAGGGCGGTCTGCGATCAGACTTTCCTTCAGGGCATGTTCGAGGTTCGGGAGCTGCACGGTGGGACGGGCGGCAAGTATGGAACCTCACCCCTGCATTCGTAGCCTGCGTTCCGGGGGCCCCGACCCGGAATGTGCGCGAAGACGAAAGGTGACTAGACCCCATGGCGCAAGCTTATGTCGGCCAGAAGCGTATCCGGCGCTACTATGGCAACATCCGCGAAGTATTGGAAATGCCGAACCTTATTGAGGTTCAGAAATCCTCTTACGACCTGTTCCTGAATTCCGGCGAAGGTGCCGGGCATCACGACGGCGAAGGGATCCAGGGCGTTTTCCAGTCTGTTTTCCCGATCAAGGATTTCAACGAGACCGCAACGCTTGAGTTCGTGAAATACGAACTGGAGCATCCGAAATATGACGTTGACGAATGCCAGCAGCGCGACATGACCTATGCCGCCCCGCTGAAGGTCACGCTGCGTCTGATCGTGTTCGATGTCGATGAAAACACCGGCGCGAAATCGGTCAAGGATATCAAGGAGCAGGACGTCTTCATGGGCGACATGCCCCTGATGACCCAGAACGGCACGTTCGTCGTGAACGGGACCGAGCGCGTTGTCGTGTCTCAGATGCACCGTTCGCCGGGCGTGTTCTTTGACCATGACCGCGGCAAGACGCACAGCTCGGGCAAGCTGCTGTTCGCCTGCCGGATCATTCCCTATCGCGGCTCGTGGCTGGATTTCGAATTCGACGCCAAGGATCTGGTCTTCGCGCGCATCGACCGCCGCCGGAAATTGCCGGTGACGACGCTGCTCTATGCCCTGGGCATGGATCAGGAAGGCATCATGGATGCGTTCTACGACACAGTGGATTATTCGCTGCGCCGCTCGGGACGTGAGCAGGGCTGGGTCACCAAGTTCTTCCCCGAGCGCGTCCGTGGCACCCGTCCGGCCTATGACCTGATCAATGCCGACACTGGCGAGGTCATCACCAAGGCTGGCGACAAGGTCACCCCGCGTCTGGTCAAGCGTCTGCTGGAATCGGGCGAGCAGGTGAACCTGCTGGTTCCGTTCGAGCGGATCATCGGCCGCTTTGTCGCCAAGGATATCATCAACGAGGAAACCGGCCTGATCTATGCAGAGGCCGGCGATGAGATCACGGCGGAATATGACAAGGATGGCGAGCTGAACGGCGGCCTGCTGAAGGTTCTGCTGGACAATGACATCACCGATATCCCGGTGCTGGACATCGACCACGTGAATGTCGGCCCCTACATCCGCAACACCATGGCTGCGGACAAGAACATGAACCGCGAACAGGCGCTGACCGATATCTATCGCGTCATGCGTCCGGGTGAGCCGCCGACGGTCGAGGCCGCCTCGACCCTGTTCAACAGCCTGTTCTTTGATGCCGAGCGTTATGACCTGTCCGCCGTGGGCCGGGTCAAGATGAACATGCGCCTGGATCTGGATGCGCCCGATACGCAGCGCACGCTGCGCCCCGAGGATATCGTGGCCTGTATCCGTGGCCTGGTCGAATTGCGCGACGGCAAGGGCGAGATCGACGATATCGACCATCTGGGCAACCGTCGCGTCCGTTCGGTCGGCGAATTGATGGAAAACCAGTATCGCGTCGGCCTGCTGCGCATGGAGCGCGCCATCCGCGAGCGCATGTCGGGTGTCGAGATCGACACCGTCATGCCGCAGGATCTGATCAACGCCAAACCGGCCGCGGCGGCGGTGCGTGAATTCTTCGGCTCGTCGCAGCTGTCGCAGTTCATGGACCAGACCAACCCGCTGTCCGAGGTGACGCATAAGCGTCGTCTCTCGGCGCTTGGGCCGGGCGGTCTGACCCGCGAACGTGCCGGCTTCGAGGTGCGCGACGTTCACCCGACCCATTACGGTCGGATGTGCCCGATCGAAACGCCGGAAGGTCAGAACATCGGTCTGATCAACAGCCTCGCCACCTTTGCCCGTGTGAACAAATACGGCTTTATCGAGACGCCTTATCGCAAGGTGATCGAGGGCAAGGTGACCGACGACGTGGTCTATATGTCCGCGACCGAGGAGATGCGTCACACCGTGGCGCAGGCCAATGCCGAGCTGGATAACGACGGCAAATTCGTTCAGGAACTGGTCAGCACCCGTCAGGCGGGCGATTTCATGCTGAACCCGGTCGATGCCGTCGATCTGATCGACGTGTCGCCGAAGCAGCTGGTCTCGGTCGCTGCCGCGCTGATCCCCTTCCTGGAAAATGACGACGCCAACCGCGCTCTGATGGGGTCGAACATGCAGCGTCAGGCGGTGCCGTTGCTGCGTGCCGAGGCGCCCTTTGTCGGCACCGGGATGGAGGCCATCGTGGCCCGCGATTCCGGCGCCGCCATCATGGCGCGTCGTGGCGGGATCATCGACCAGGTGGACGCCCAGCGCATCGTTATCCGGGCCACCGAAGATCTGGGTGCGGGCGACGCGGGCGTGGACATCTATCGTCTGCGCAAGTTCAAGCGTTCGAACCAGTCCTCGACCATCAACCAGCGTCCGCTGGTGAAGGTGGGTGAGAAGGTCGTCAAGGGTCAGGTTGTGGCCGACGGTCCCTCGACCGATCAGGGCGAACTGGCCATCGGTCGGAACGTGGTCGTCGCCTTCATGCCCTGGAACGGCTACAACTACGAAGACTCGATCCTGATCTCCGAGCGGATCCACCGCGACGACGTGTTCACCTCGATCCATATCGACGAATACGAAGTGGCGGCCCGCGATACCAAGCTGGGTCCGGAAGAAATCACCCGCGACATCCCGAATGTCGGTGAAGAGGCGCTGCGCAACCTTGATGAGGCCGGCATCGTCTATATCGGCGCCGAGGTCGGACCGGGCGATATTCTGGTGGGCAAGATCACCCCCAAGGGCGAAAGCCCGATGACGCCGGAAGAAAAGCTGCTGCGCGCCATCTTTGGTGAAAAGGCCTCGGATGTCCGCGATACCTCGCTGCGTCTGCCGCCGGGTGCTTACGGCACCATCGTGGAAGTCCGTGTCTTCAACCGTCACGGTGTGGACAAGGACGAACGCGCGCTGCAGATCGAGCGTGAGGAAGTCGAGCGTCTGGCACGTGACCGCGACGACGAACAGGCGATCCTGGACCGCAACATCTATGCGCGTCTGAAAACGCTGATCCTGGGCAAGACCGCCGTGAAGGGTCCGAAGGGCGTCAAGTCCAATTCGGAAGTGACCGAAGATCTGCTGGGCACGCTGAGCCGTGGTCAGTGGTGGCAGCTTGCCGTCAGCGAAGAAGAGATCGCCAAGGAAGTCGAGGCGCTGCATCAGCAATACGACAACCAGAAGAAGGCCCTGGAAGCCCGCTTCGAAGACAAGGTCGAGAAAGTCCGTCAGGGCGACGACCTGCCTCCGGGCGTGATGAAGATGGTCAAGGTCTTTGTCGCCGTGAAGCGCAAGCTGCAGGCCGGTGACAAGATGGCCGGTCGTCACGGCAACAAGGGTGTCGTGTCGAAGGTCGTGCCGATGGAAGACATGCCCTTCCTGGCCGATGGCACCCCCGTCGATCTGGTTCTGAACCCGCTGGGCGTGCCGTCGCGCATGAACGTCGGTCAGATTCTGGAAGCGCATATGGGCTGGGCATCGCGCGGTCTTGGCGTCAAGATCGACGAGGCGCTGGAAGATTATCGCCGCAGCGGCGATATGACCCCGGTCCGCGAGGCAATGAAGAACGGCTATGGCGATGAGCTTTATGCCGAGAACTTTGCCGAGATGGATGACGAAACCCTGGTCGAGCACGCCAATACCGTGCGCACCGGCGTTCCGATCGCCACGCCGGTCTTCGACGGTGCCAAAGAGGCCGATATCAATGACGCGCTGAAGCGCGCGGGCTTTGACACATCGGGTCAGTCGATTGTCTTCGACGGTCGCACGGGCGAGCAGTTTGCGCGTCCCGTTACGGTCGGCGCGAAATATGTCCTGAAGCTGCATCACCTTGTCGATGACAAGATGCACGCACGCTCGACCGGGCCGTATTCGCTTGTCACCCAGCAGCCGCTGGGCGGTAAGGCGCAGTTCGGTGGTCAGCGTCTGGGTGAGATGGAGGTCTGGGCCTTGGAAGCTTACGGCGCCGCTTACACCCTGCAGGAAATGCTGACGGTGAAATCGGATGACGTGGCCGGCCGGACGAAGGTCTATGAATCCATCGTCAAGGGCGAGGACAACTTCGAAGCCGGTGTGCCGGAATCCTTCAACGTGCTGGTCAAAGAGGTCCGGGGTCTGGGCCTCAACATGGAACTCCTGGATGCGGAGGAAGAGGAGTAAGGGCCGCGGCCCTTACCCCATTCATCCCCGTACCCTTCATTAGGAATTGAGAATGAACCAGGAAATCGCCACCAATC from Paracoccus fistulariae carries:
- a CDS encoding polysaccharide pyruvyl transferase family protein: MAGLPRQPYLSALRNEYVDMMDAIVMGGGDLLCPYREAIDRDFINPAYLRRPVYVAGIGVERNRPDISDSVVQRWSDFLRHESIHFISNRDRGSADWLREHIRPHVPVSDHPDLVLALPLPKAKPPEGKPIVGLVTRHIKHSKEYRILEKASAYLADKGWRVRHVIGGVGPHGAKDFENAKLLEFPGKEVVYTEDLDGISRALGECSLVLSMKLHTTIVAAMYGVPTISVNPVVKARAFMAAIGRRDLAVPSMSDALMDILHAGIPASPLDEVNKLKHEAAVFMGDLSRRIWSDFIRYNPTVARHVSAEPAIPSPLAFY
- the secE gene encoding preprotein translocase subunit SecE — translated: MANPVQFINQVRAEAAKITWPTRKEVITTTIMVFIMAALCSVFFFLVDLAIRFGMTEGLRLISG
- the nusG gene encoding transcription termination/antitermination protein NusG — its product is MAKRWYSVSVLSNFEKKVAEAIRQAVAEKGLEEQIDEVLVPTEEVIEIRRGKKVTSERRFMPGYVLVHMDMSDRTYHLVNSINRVTGFLGAQGKPMPMRDDEVNAMLNRTGEGEAAAPRNLIRFDVGEKVNVTDGPFEGFSGMVEEVDEVAARIKVTVSIFGRPTPVELEFTQVSKTA
- the rplK gene encoding 50S ribosomal protein L11, which encodes MAKKVVGQLKLQIKAGQANPSPPVGPALGQRGINIMEFCKAFNAKTQEMEQGAPVPVVITYYADKSFTFETKTPPASFLLKKAAGLKPVGKRNRSKGSEKPGRATAGYVTVKQVREIAEAKMKDLSANDVDQAMKIILGSARSIGIEVKG
- the rplA gene encoding 50S ribosomal protein L1 encodes the protein MAKIAKKKAAARAAFEGKSNLTVEDAVKLVKDTASAKFDETVEIALNLGVDPRHADQMVRGVVTLPAGTGKDVRVAVFARGPKADEAKEAGAEVVGAEDLVESIQGGKIDFDRVIATPDMMPLVGRLGKVLGPRNLMPNPKVGTVTVDVANAVKAAKGGEVQFKAEKAGVVHAGIGKVSFDADKLAQNLRAFVDAVNKAKPSGAKGTYMKKVSISSTMGPGVSVDVVSAAAN
- the rplJ gene encoding 50S ribosomal protein L10; translation: MDRAQKEQVVEELGQIFESSGVVVVAHYEGMTVAHMQDLRSRMREAGGSVRVAKNKLAKIALEGKACASIADYLTGMTVISYSEDPTAAARIADKYAKDNAKFVILGGAMGDTALDPAGVKAVASMPSREELIASIAGCLGAPASNIAGAIGAPASNIAGILSTLEEREAA
- the rplL gene encoding 50S ribosomal protein L7/L12, which produces MADLKKLAEEIVGLTLLEAQELKTILKDEYGIEPAAGGAVMMAGPAAGGEAAAEEKTEFDVVLTEAGANKINVIKEVRGITGLGLKEAKDLVEAGGKVKEGVSKAEAEEMKKKLEEAGAKVELK
- the rpoB gene encoding DNA-directed RNA polymerase subunit beta, which gives rise to MAQAYVGQKRIRRYYGNIREVLEMPNLIEVQKSSYDLFLNSGEGAGHHDGEGIQGVFQSVFPIKDFNETATLEFVKYELEHPKYDVDECQQRDMTYAAPLKVTLRLIVFDVDENTGAKSVKDIKEQDVFMGDMPLMTQNGTFVVNGTERVVVSQMHRSPGVFFDHDRGKTHSSGKLLFACRIIPYRGSWLDFEFDAKDLVFARIDRRRKLPVTTLLYALGMDQEGIMDAFYDTVDYSLRRSGREQGWVTKFFPERVRGTRPAYDLINADTGEVITKAGDKVTPRLVKRLLESGEQVNLLVPFERIIGRFVAKDIINEETGLIYAEAGDEITAEYDKDGELNGGLLKVLLDNDITDIPVLDIDHVNVGPYIRNTMAADKNMNREQALTDIYRVMRPGEPPTVEAASTLFNSLFFDAERYDLSAVGRVKMNMRLDLDAPDTQRTLRPEDIVACIRGLVELRDGKGEIDDIDHLGNRRVRSVGELMENQYRVGLLRMERAIRERMSGVEIDTVMPQDLINAKPAAAAVREFFGSSQLSQFMDQTNPLSEVTHKRRLSALGPGGLTRERAGFEVRDVHPTHYGRMCPIETPEGQNIGLINSLATFARVNKYGFIETPYRKVIEGKVTDDVVYMSATEEMRHTVAQANAELDNDGKFVQELVSTRQAGDFMLNPVDAVDLIDVSPKQLVSVAAALIPFLENDDANRALMGSNMQRQAVPLLRAEAPFVGTGMEAIVARDSGAAIMARRGGIIDQVDAQRIVIRATEDLGAGDAGVDIYRLRKFKRSNQSSTINQRPLVKVGEKVVKGQVVADGPSTDQGELAIGRNVVVAFMPWNGYNYEDSILISERIHRDDVFTSIHIDEYEVAARDTKLGPEEITRDIPNVGEEALRNLDEAGIVYIGAEVGPGDILVGKITPKGESPMTPEEKLLRAIFGEKASDVRDTSLRLPPGAYGTIVEVRVFNRHGVDKDERALQIEREEVERLARDRDDEQAILDRNIYARLKTLILGKTAVKGPKGVKSNSEVTEDLLGTLSRGQWWQLAVSEEEIAKEVEALHQQYDNQKKALEARFEDKVEKVRQGDDLPPGVMKMVKVFVAVKRKLQAGDKMAGRHGNKGVVSKVVPMEDMPFLADGTPVDLVLNPLGVPSRMNVGQILEAHMGWASRGLGVKIDEALEDYRRSGDMTPVREAMKNGYGDELYAENFAEMDDETLVEHANTVRTGVPIATPVFDGAKEADINDALKRAGFDTSGQSIVFDGRTGEQFARPVTVGAKYVLKLHHLVDDKMHARSTGPYSLVTQQPLGGKAQFGGQRLGEMEVWALEAYGAAYTLQEMLTVKSDDVAGRTKVYESIVKGEDNFEAGVPESFNVLVKEVRGLGLNMELLDAEEEE